The following coding sequences are from one uncultured Cohaesibacter sp. window:
- the tssC gene encoding type VI secretion system contractile sheath large subunit, translating to MSSDSQISSQSPQLSTETDDFSALLKQNFKPRTDVAAREVENAVTTLIEQALADENIIHEDVVDTIDEMIARLDEKLSEQLNEVIHNETFQSIESSWRGLSYLVHNSETDATLKINVMNVSKQELARNLRRFPDAKWDQSPLFKRVYEAEFGMLGGEPFGALVGDYYFDHSTPDVNLLRAISKIAAAAHAPFLASAESTLLGMDTWNELSNPRELSKIFDTPDYAAWKSLRESENSRYLGLCMPRVLAREPFGSKSVPVEEFAFEEQTDGHGGKNFSWMNAAYAMASNINRAYKEYGWTVRIRGVQSGGEVINLPLHTFPTDDGSVDMKCPTEIGISDRREAELSKSGLLPLVHRKNTDKAAFIGAQSVYKPAKYDDEEMTASDNLSSRLPYMFAVSRFSHYLKCMVRDRIGETMEREELQKWLQSWIFQYVEGDPHNASAEDKARRPLAEAKVEVFEDEENPGYYGARFYLRPHFQLEGMDIGLSLVSRLPGQQH from the coding sequence ATGTCTTCTGATAGCCAAATTTCTTCGCAAAGTCCGCAGCTTTCGACGGAAACTGATGATTTTTCAGCGCTTCTAAAACAGAATTTCAAACCCCGAACCGATGTCGCAGCACGAGAAGTTGAGAATGCCGTCACAACTTTGATCGAGCAGGCTCTGGCAGACGAGAATATCATTCACGAGGATGTGGTTGACACCATTGATGAGATGATCGCCCGTCTGGATGAAAAACTGTCCGAGCAGCTCAATGAGGTCATTCACAACGAGACATTCCAGTCTATTGAAAGCTCATGGCGTGGTTTGAGCTATCTGGTTCACAATTCAGAAACTGACGCCACCTTGAAAATCAACGTGATGAATGTTTCCAAACAGGAGTTGGCCCGTAACCTGCGCCGTTTCCCAGATGCAAAGTGGGATCAGAGCCCTTTGTTTAAAAGGGTCTATGAGGCTGAATTCGGTATGCTCGGTGGCGAACCATTTGGTGCTCTTGTCGGTGATTATTATTTTGATCACTCAACGCCGGACGTGAATCTTCTGCGCGCTATTTCCAAGATTGCAGCCGCTGCGCATGCTCCATTTTTGGCTTCAGCTGAATCCACTTTGCTGGGCATGGATACATGGAATGAACTGAGCAATCCTCGTGAGTTGAGCAAGATTTTTGATACGCCTGATTACGCGGCGTGGAAGAGCCTGAGAGAGAGTGAAAATTCTCGCTATCTTGGTTTGTGCATGCCTCGCGTTCTGGCTCGTGAGCCGTTTGGATCCAAATCTGTTCCGGTGGAAGAATTCGCCTTTGAAGAGCAAACTGACGGGCACGGTGGTAAGAATTTCTCCTGGATGAATGCGGCCTATGCGATGGCTTCCAACATTAACCGTGCCTATAAGGAATATGGGTGGACCGTTAGGATTCGTGGTGTGCAATCTGGTGGTGAGGTTATCAATCTCCCGCTTCACACTTTCCCAACGGATGATGGCAGCGTTGATATGAAATGTCCGACTGAGATCGGGATATCGGACCGCCGAGAAGCAGAATTGTCCAAGTCTGGTTTGCTGCCCCTCGTTCATCGCAAGAATACCGACAAGGCTGCCTTTATTGGTGCTCAGTCCGTCTACAAGCCGGCCAAGTATGACGATGAGGAGATGACTGCATCTGATAATCTTTCCTCCCGTCTTCCATACATGTTCGCTGTTTCTCGTTTCAGCCATTATCTCAAATGCATGGTTCGGGACAGGATTGGTGAAACGATGGAGCGTGAAGAGCTTCAGAAATGGCTTCAATCCTGGATCTTCCAATATGTTGAGGGAGACCCGCATAACGCGTCTGCTGAAGACAAGGCTCGGCGTCCGCTGGCGGAGGCAAAGGTTGAGGTTTTTGAAGATGAAGAGAACCCCGGTTATTACGGTGCCCGTTTTTATCTACGTCCACATTTCCAGCTGGAAGGCATGGATATTGGTTTGAGCCTTGTTTCCAGGTTGCCTGGGCAACAGCATTAA
- a CDS encoding type VI secretion system tube protein Hcp, whose translation MSVDIFLKVDGIDGSSMDDKHKNEIDVLSWGWGATQSGTTHMGPGAGSGKVSVSDMTFTKYVDKATHNLIKCCMSGKHIANAKLVVRKAGGDTPVEFLKIEMKEIIVSSYNTGGASDGLDRVEEHVTFNFREVKVEYTEQTADGAAGASSSAGWDIAANKAV comes from the coding sequence ATGTCTGTAGATATTTTTCTCAAAGTCGACGGCATCGATGGAAGCTCCATGGATGACAAGCATAAGAACGAGATTGATGTTCTGTCCTGGGGGTGGGGTGCCACTCAGAGCGGTACTACACATATGGGGCCTGGTGCAGGGTCTGGCAAGGTTTCCGTTTCCGACATGACCTTTACCAAATATGTCGACAAAGCCACTCACAACCTGATCAAGTGCTGCATGAGCGGTAAGCATATTGCGAATGCCAAGCTGGTGGTTCGCAAAGCCGGTGGCGACACGCCTGTCGAGTTTTTGAAGATCGAGATGAAAGAAATCATCGTCTCTTCCTACAATACTGGCGGTGCGAGCGATGGTCTGGATCGTGTTGAAGAGCATGTGACTTTCAACTTCCGCGAAGTCAAGGTTGAATATACCGAACAAACAGCTGACGGTGCTGCCGGAGCATCTTCTTCTGCTGGTTGGGATATTGCAGCAAACAAGGCCGTTTAA
- a CDS encoding type VI secretion system ImpA family N-terminal domain-containing protein: MEFEYLLAPITDEKPCGPDLEEAGDEDFFTCVMGADGRLPEKYYDVGRELLFDRTSIDLKKEMDDISAILERSRDIRALTLAARFQILSGSILGFAAYIEAIARLLEVFWQDVHPGADGDFSYRQIELEVLESHNTCLQPLRYAPIINDSRVKSVSLRRYQLANQLAEPHPGEEVPDASALTTALANLDNLSELQASYDALTGCVANLAAIRSAYMNEGKFDATPSFQQLTETLNQIIDFLVKEQPFLAGADAVVEGGQTSEEGVFAQADTVELTDTSGAVSMHHAVEPTVAGVATPSALAGIDSHAAAEAALEAVERYFVIFEPSSPALILVKQARMLVGRPLVEAIEMLMPSRADDARIQLGSNEQMKISMSRMRVLSERALDDANTNRDAANESEFEVETRASAQELMSKLEGYFKSTEPSSAIPILLQKSRTYLNKDFASILGDLIV; the protein is encoded by the coding sequence ATGGAATTTGAATACCTGTTAGCGCCTATTACTGATGAAAAGCCATGTGGCCCGGATCTTGAAGAAGCCGGGGATGAAGATTTCTTTACCTGTGTTATGGGGGCCGATGGGCGATTACCTGAAAAATACTATGATGTTGGCCGAGAGCTTCTTTTTGATAGAACCTCTATCGATCTCAAGAAGGAGATGGACGATATCTCGGCGATTCTCGAGCGCTCAAGGGATATCAGAGCGCTGACATTGGCTGCAAGGTTTCAGATCCTGTCTGGCAGTATTCTGGGGTTTGCCGCCTATATCGAGGCTATAGCGAGATTGCTTGAGGTGTTCTGGCAGGATGTCCATCCTGGTGCAGACGGTGATTTCAGCTATCGGCAAATCGAACTTGAAGTTCTGGAAAGCCACAATACCTGTTTACAGCCGCTGAGATATGCCCCGATCATCAATGATAGCCGGGTCAAGTCGGTCAGCTTGCGTCGTTACCAACTGGCTAATCAACTAGCCGAGCCTCATCCTGGCGAAGAGGTTCCGGATGCGTCTGCATTGACTACCGCTTTAGCCAATCTGGATAATCTTTCAGAATTACAGGCTTCCTATGATGCCTTGACAGGGTGCGTTGCCAATCTCGCGGCCATTCGCTCGGCATATATGAATGAAGGCAAGTTCGATGCGACGCCTTCTTTTCAGCAACTCACCGAGACGCTCAATCAAATCATAGATTTCCTCGTCAAAGAGCAGCCTTTTCTTGCGGGCGCGGATGCCGTCGTCGAAGGGGGGCAGACTTCAGAAGAGGGCGTTTTTGCGCAGGCGGATACTGTTGAGCTTACAGATACAAGCGGTGCCGTTTCGATGCACCATGCTGTCGAGCCAACAGTTGCCGGTGTCGCAACTCCATCTGCGTTGGCGGGAATTGACAGTCATGCTGCTGCAGAGGCTGCGTTGGAGGCCGTCGAGCGATATTTTGTGATTTTCGAACCAAGCTCCCCTGCGCTCATATTGGTCAAACAGGCCCGTATGCTGGTTGGGCGACCGCTCGTGGAAGCAATTGAAATGCTCATGCCCTCGCGAGCCGATGATGCTCGTATTCAACTTGGTAGCAATGAGCAAATGAAAATTAGTATGAGCAGGATGCGAGTGCTGTCTGAGCGGGCACTTGATGATGCAAATACGAATAGAGACGCTGCGAATGAGAGCGAGTTTGAAGTTGAAACAAGAGCCTCTGCTCAAGAATTGATGTCCAAGCTGGAAGGCTATTTCAAAAGCACAGAACCATCCAGTGCAATACCAATTCTCCTGCAGAAGTCGCGAACGTATTTGAACAAGGATTTCGCCTCGATTTTAGGAGATCTTATAGTGTAG
- the tagH gene encoding type VI secretion system-associated FHA domain protein TagH, protein MILTLKIENFDLLPDGGPIEYQSRERNFEIGRDTCKDWTLPDPQRFISSHHCNVTFEKGAYWLHDLSTNGTFFASNNQRVASPYQLQQGDRLVIGHFIISVTLGENDDDLLNPFIRPSFSQSSNPASNSPDFSVGASDDPWAIDGPIPEPIDPKELMPPRKIDPRPSFHEQYIELPSLVGEMDRGEPAPLPQSHAPFGTSDSTSNGAYSSPDMRSPFSERDKEWGAPAPVNAPTAAELPDGRDVDVSQPSPESNQTPFSGDRTQEAEGYPSSQRNSHVPLAPSSGDLSDFLSAMAQAAGIKPEIFLEQDSRYLAQQIGAVLRVSTQEMSNLLKARTKAKLMAKSANRTMIGAMENNPLKFIPTPEECIGLMFSNRDRVYKNGEDSFREAFCDLQTHELATYSAMQKALGRLIQEFDPEVIEEKASKSKRAALGSKKARAWDVYQERWDLMNETNQNGILDVFLSYFSAAYDENVDKR, encoded by the coding sequence ATGATATTGACTTTAAAAATTGAGAATTTTGATCTCTTGCCTGATGGAGGACCGATTGAATATCAGTCTCGGGAGAGGAATTTTGAAATTGGCCGCGACACATGCAAGGATTGGACGCTACCAGACCCGCAGCGCTTCATTTCATCCCACCATTGCAATGTAACGTTTGAAAAAGGAGCCTATTGGTTACACGATCTATCAACCAACGGCACCTTCTTTGCCAGTAACAATCAGCGAGTGGCTTCGCCCTATCAGTTGCAGCAGGGAGATCGGTTGGTTATTGGCCATTTCATAATATCCGTGACCTTGGGTGAAAATGATGATGATTTGCTCAATCCGTTTATTCGGCCTTCATTCTCACAATCTTCCAATCCTGCATCCAATAGCCCTGATTTCTCGGTTGGTGCGAGCGATGATCCATGGGCAATTGATGGTCCAATTCCCGAGCCGATTGATCCAAAAGAGTTGATGCCGCCACGGAAGATCGACCCAAGGCCGAGTTTTCACGAGCAGTATATCGAGCTGCCGAGTTTGGTCGGGGAGATGGATAGGGGCGAACCAGCCCCCTTGCCGCAGAGCCACGCACCTTTTGGAACATCTGATTCTACCAGCAATGGTGCTTATTCTTCTCCTGACATGAGATCCCCTTTTTCCGAGAGAGATAAAGAGTGGGGGGCGCCAGCTCCTGTCAATGCGCCAACCGCTGCGGAGTTGCCGGATGGTCGCGACGTTGACGTAAGTCAGCCGTCACCGGAGAGTAATCAAACGCCTTTCTCAGGAGACAGAACCCAAGAAGCTGAGGGATATCCCTCCAGTCAGCGCAATAGCCATGTTCCCCTCGCGCCTTCTTCTGGGGATCTATCCGATTTCTTGTCGGCCATGGCCCAGGCCGCCGGCATCAAGCCTGAGATTTTTCTGGAGCAGGACAGCCGTTACCTGGCTCAGCAAATCGGAGCTGTTCTTCGGGTCAGCACGCAGGAAATGTCTAATTTGCTTAAAGCCCGAACCAAGGCAAAACTAATGGCAAAAAGCGCCAATCGGACGATGATTGGCGCTATGGAAAATAATCCCTTGAAATTCATTCCAACGCCAGAGGAGTGCATCGGTCTTATGTTTTCCAATAGGGATCGCGTATACAAAAATGGTGAAGACAGCTTTCGGGAAGCTTTTTGTGATTTGCAGACGCATGAGTTGGCAACCTACTCAGCCATGCAAAAAGCTCTTGGACGTCTGATTCAAGAATTTGATCCTGAAGTCATCGAAGAAAAGGCCAGTAAATCCAAACGAGCAGCTCTTGGGTCAAAAAAAGCCAGGGCTTGGGACGTCTATCAAGAACGATGGGATCTCATGAATGAGACGAACCAAAACGGGATTCTTGATGTCTTTCTTTCGTATTTTTCCGCCGCTTATGACGAGAATGTAGATAAACGCTAG
- the tssF gene encoding type VI secretion system baseplate subunit TssF: MNREFLELYEHELQILYERSKEFAQDYPGIAERLGGMTKSNIDPGLAGVLEGSAFLAARVQLKLRSEFSEFTSSLIEQLLPSYLEPTPSVVMVQANPKYEDPNLKEGLHFSPNCYLDSTYQEHDKRISCRFRLASNLGVWPLRLKKASYFSSPTPLQALGLDVLADTEAGLCLTLEHRIARETEPDPIVERTKPPIATTAPLRDLLVDQLPVHLTATMADAAALYEQIFANCKRITLRYLDKFGDAQFLNLPLARLEQVGFDDDERLFEEDDRIFPGFSLLREFFTLPEKFMGFRLTGLRELLARIAAHEVDILFEFGASVSNLANKVSEKDFGLYVAPAINLFKMKCSRVPISSNQHEYLVVPDRSRWLDFEPHRILSVDAHFTKVNDKIPVYPIYNLPPGNIRADDAYFFSCRRVQRRKTDQERRYSRHQRYLGSEIYLSLREPVNRDDDMVARELSVYALCSNRHLAGQLPVGEAGADFHLVDNVSVDLRCIFGPTAPRESIIHLERKNRSHKQPSELLWHLINFLTYNHIGMLNRSKDDKASGLREMLSLFMDLSDVVSEKRIRGILSIEQRPIVRRLRQANGFNAAKGIEISVTFDEKAYEGAGIIGMGAILDRFFADYATINNFTETVIVSKQRGVIKRWPPRTGTGALL; encoded by the coding sequence ATGAATAGAGAATTTCTTGAGCTTTACGAGCATGAACTTCAGATCCTTTACGAGCGCTCCAAAGAATTTGCGCAAGACTATCCGGGGATTGCAGAACGTCTTGGGGGAATGACAAAAAGTAATATTGACCCAGGTCTTGCAGGGGTGCTTGAAGGAAGTGCTTTTCTTGCCGCGCGTGTACAGCTCAAATTGCGCAGTGAGTTTTCCGAATTTACATCTTCTCTCATCGAGCAATTGCTGCCGAGTTATTTGGAGCCGACCCCCTCGGTGGTTATGGTTCAGGCCAATCCTAAATATGAAGATCCCAATCTCAAGGAAGGGCTCCATTTTTCTCCAAATTGCTATTTGGATTCGACCTATCAGGAACATGATAAACGCATTTCTTGCCGGTTTCGTCTGGCTTCCAATCTTGGCGTTTGGCCTCTACGGTTAAAGAAGGCCTCATATTTTTCCTCGCCTACACCTCTTCAGGCGCTTGGCCTTGATGTCTTGGCTGACACTGAGGCTGGCCTGTGCCTGACGTTGGAGCACCGCATAGCGCGCGAAACCGAACCGGACCCTATCGTCGAACGAACCAAGCCACCAATTGCGACCACAGCGCCTCTTCGTGATTTGCTTGTGGATCAGCTGCCGGTTCATTTGACGGCAACCATGGCAGATGCGGCGGCGCTCTACGAGCAAATATTTGCCAATTGCAAGCGTATCACTCTACGATATTTGGACAAATTTGGAGATGCGCAGTTCTTGAACTTGCCCTTGGCGAGATTGGAGCAGGTCGGCTTTGATGATGATGAGCGTCTTTTCGAAGAAGACGATCGGATTTTTCCCGGCTTTTCTCTCTTGCGTGAATTCTTCACCTTGCCTGAGAAATTCATGGGATTTCGTTTGACCGGATTGCGGGAGTTGTTGGCGCGCATCGCTGCCCATGAAGTCGATATTCTGTTTGAGTTTGGCGCTTCGGTTTCCAATCTCGCGAACAAGGTGTCTGAAAAGGACTTTGGTCTGTATGTCGCTCCTGCGATCAACTTGTTCAAAATGAAATGCAGTCGGGTTCCTATCAGCAGTAACCAACATGAGTATCTGGTCGTTCCAGATCGCAGCCGGTGGCTCGATTTCGAACCTCATCGCATTTTATCCGTCGACGCGCATTTTACAAAAGTGAATGACAAGATCCCCGTCTACCCGATTTATAACCTGCCACCAGGAAATATCAGGGCAGATGATGCCTATTTCTTCAGTTGCCGAAGGGTGCAACGTCGGAAAACTGATCAGGAGCGCCGTTACTCACGTCATCAACGCTATCTTGGAAGTGAAATCTATTTGTCGCTTAGAGAGCCGGTCAATCGCGATGATGATATGGTTGCGCGCGAACTGTCGGTCTACGCTCTTTGCTCAAATCGCCATTTGGCAGGACAGTTGCCAGTGGGTGAGGCCGGGGCTGACTTTCATTTGGTTGATAATGTCAGTGTCGATTTGCGCTGTATTTTCGGTCCTACGGCTCCGCGCGAGTCCATTATTCACTTGGAGCGGAAGAACCGGAGCCACAAGCAACCTTCTGAACTGTTGTGGCATCTTATAAATTTTCTCACTTATAATCATATCGGGATGCTTAACCGCAGCAAGGATGACAAGGCTTCCGGTTTGCGCGAGATGCTTAGCCTCTTTATGGATCTGTCCGATGTGGTGTCTGAAAAGAGAATTCGCGGAATCTTGTCGATTGAACAACGGCCGATTGTGAGGCGATTAAGGCAGGCAAATGGCTTTAACGCTGCCAAGGGCATCGAAATATCGGTTACCTTTGATGAAAAGGCTTACGAGGGTGCTGGTATTATCGGCATGGGCGCAATTCTTGATCGCTTTTTTGCTGACTATGCCACGATCAATAATTTTACTGAAACCGTGATCGTATCCAAGCAACGAGGCGTTATCAAACGCTGGCCGCCTAGAACGGGAACGGGGGCTCTCCTATGA
- the tssE gene encoding type VI secretion system baseplate subunit TssE: MNSKNEDRFQVPLMFAFREAYKAKDSRKASNEKIEGVRVINNRGNLHRRGLDEASLRASLVTDLDSLFNSINLHSAESLDAYPYVKKSIVNFGLEDISFYASEGESVEALADALRQNLLNFEPRLRPETLEVVQTNRFDDVEQRIRLSIRGDIICRPLDVPIDFVVEVETGSGKVKFSKLSETS, translated from the coding sequence ATGAATTCAAAGAATGAAGACCGGTTTCAAGTGCCCCTCATGTTTGCTTTTCGCGAGGCCTACAAGGCAAAGGATTCGCGAAAGGCAAGTAATGAGAAAATTGAGGGGGTTCGCGTGATCAACAACAGGGGCAACTTGCACCGTCGCGGGCTGGATGAAGCGAGCCTAAGAGCCAGTCTTGTTACCGATCTGGACAGCCTTTTCAATAGCATCAATCTTCACTCCGCGGAGAGTTTGGACGCCTATCCATATGTCAAGAAATCGATTGTCAATTTTGGACTGGAAGATATTTCTTTTTATGCGTCTGAGGGGGAGAGCGTTGAGGCTTTGGCGGACGCATTGAGGCAGAATCTCCTCAATTTTGAGCCACGGTTACGCCCGGAGACACTCGAAGTTGTGCAGACCAACAGATTTGATGATGTCGAGCAACGTATCAGACTTTCAATCCGAGGCGACATTATCTGTCGCCCTCTTGATGTTCCTATTGATTTTGTCGTTGAAGTTGAAACGGGATCCGGAAAAGTCAAGTTTTCCAAACTTTCGGAGACCTCATGA
- the tssG gene encoding type VI secretion system baseplate subunit TssG — protein MSSEPMVGEKEHGASDTEAELTADRTSMSSSQKRLPASSSSPLPPRLREQLAKNPEQFDFFSIMRAFERSASSKPRIGYSKLAEQDIVTLSQNPFMSFPDRNVSGYEEKASGIPDVATHFLGFFGPQGALSLEQTAEAFQWALRGDDAFVKFVNLFSNRFLQLFFRAWANARPLVQQDRPDDDHFRNYVASFAGLGTPALQNRDSVNDLTKLAFVGLIGSRIKSAKRLQSFLHGVFGVEVEVKEHVGSKLIFEKDDAASLGMRGSSLGQDCFLGAAVYSINDKIRVSIKTESLEQYQSFLPGGDLSVALADLLFFYLGHQIECEVELALRADKAPPVQLGASGQLGWSSWLPEKSDKAQEGLYVRDAHYNPMEYRAREHVA, from the coding sequence ATGAGTAGCGAACCTATGGTGGGGGAGAAAGAGCATGGCGCATCGGATACAGAAGCTGAGCTGACAGCTGATCGGACTTCGATGTCTTCTTCTCAGAAGCGTCTGCCTGCCAGCAGCTCCAGTCCTTTGCCACCCCGATTGCGAGAGCAATTGGCTAAGAATCCTGAGCAGTTTGATTTTTTTTCGATCATGCGAGCTTTTGAGCGCAGTGCTTCGAGCAAGCCCAGAATTGGCTATAGCAAGCTAGCGGAACAGGACATCGTGACTCTGTCTCAGAATCCCTTCATGTCGTTTCCTGATCGTAATGTGAGTGGCTACGAGGAAAAGGCGAGCGGTATTCCAGATGTTGCGACGCATTTTTTGGGCTTTTTTGGTCCGCAAGGAGCGCTTTCTCTGGAGCAGACAGCCGAAGCATTTCAATGGGCTTTGCGAGGGGACGATGCTTTCGTCAAGTTTGTTAATTTATTCTCCAACCGTTTTTTGCAGCTCTTCTTCAGAGCTTGGGCCAATGCACGTCCTCTAGTTCAACAAGATCGACCAGATGATGATCATTTCCGCAATTATGTCGCCTCTTTTGCTGGACTGGGTACGCCAGCATTGCAAAATCGGGATAGCGTGAACGACCTTACGAAGCTGGCATTCGTTGGTCTCATTGGTTCTCGGATCAAAAGTGCCAAGCGCTTACAATCGTTTCTTCACGGTGTTTTTGGCGTTGAAGTTGAAGTCAAGGAACATGTGGGCAGCAAGCTAATCTTTGAGAAAGATGACGCAGCTTCTTTGGGCATGAGGGGTAGTTCTCTGGGGCAGGATTGCTTTCTCGGGGCGGCAGTCTATTCGATCAATGACAAAATACGTGTGAGCATAAAGACGGAAAGTTTGGAGCAATATCAGTCGTTTTTGCCGGGGGGAGACCTGAGTGTGGCGCTTGCAGATCTTCTGTTCTTTTATTTGGGACACCAGATTGAATGCGAGGTCGAACTGGCCTTGAGGGCTGATAAAGCGCCACCTGTTCAATTGGGGGCTTCGGGACAGCTCGGATGGTCAAGCTGGTTGCCAGAAAAAAGTGACAAGGCACAGGAAGGCCTATATGTGCGGGATGCTCATTATAATCCAATGGAATATCGAGCTCGGGAGCATGTTGCCTGA
- the tssB gene encoding type VI secretion system contractile sheath small subunit, with amino-acid sequence MSSDSGQKFIKRNRPPRVQISYEDPYNANRQVELPFVMGVLSDLSGNASKVEKPDMDERKFVPVDMDNIDDYMESVEPAVSYRVENKLGNNEGEMLDINLTFKKLSDLDPAAVARQIPSMRKLLEAREQLANLQRYMDGKSKAQEQINDLLGDKDLMRMLQQDLHKSKGQDGDGADA; translated from the coding sequence ATGTCATCGGATTCTGGTCAGAAATTTATTAAAAGAAACCGCCCGCCTCGGGTTCAGATCTCTTATGAGGACCCTTATAACGCGAACCGACAGGTGGAACTGCCGTTCGTTATGGGCGTCCTATCCGATCTTTCCGGCAATGCCTCCAAAGTTGAAAAGCCGGATATGGATGAACGCAAGTTCGTTCCCGTCGATATGGATAATATTGATGATTACATGGAAAGCGTTGAACCGGCTGTTTCCTATCGCGTCGAAAACAAGCTTGGCAACAATGAAGGGGAAATGCTGGATATCAATCTGACTTTCAAGAAGTTGAGTGATCTCGACCCTGCTGCTGTTGCGCGCCAGATTCCTTCCATGAGAAAGCTGCTGGAAGCGAGAGAACAGCTCGCCAACTTGCAGCGCTATATGGACGGCAAAAGCAAGGCCCAAGAGCAGATCAATGATTTGCTTGGCGACAAGGATCTTATGCGCATGTTGCAGCAGGATTTGCACAAAAGCAAAGGTCAGGATGGGGACGGAGCTGACGCTTAG